Proteins from one Xenopus tropicalis strain Nigerian chromosome 1, UCB_Xtro_10.0, whole genome shotgun sequence genomic window:
- the lmnb2 gene encoding lamin-B2, giving the protein MATATPSRSGTSSMQSPARGTSTPLSPTRISRLQEKEELRHLNDRLAVYIDRVRSLELENDRLMVKISEKEEVTTREVSGIKNLYESELADARKVLDETARERARLQIELGKFRSDLDELTKNYKKKDADLSTAQGRIRDLEALFHRSEAELGTALGEKRSLEAEVADLRAQLSKAEDAHAVAKKQLEKETLMRVDFENRIQSLQEEMDFRKNIYEEESRETRKRHERRIVEVDRGHQYDYDSKLAQALDELRKQHDEQVKMYKEELEQTYQAKLDNIKRSSDHNDKAANTAREELTEARMRIETLSYQLSGLQKQANAAEDRIRELEQLLSSDRDKYRKLLDSKEKEMAEMRDQMQQQLTEYQELLDVKLALDMEINAYRKLLEGEEERLKLSPSPQSRVTVSRATSSSSSATRTSRSKRKRVEEEYEEGGAGTGLHTGTSLGLSHITASEGSSRTVTSGQGSSTRFHLSQQASATGSISIEEIDLEGKYVHLKNNSDKDQSLGNWRLKRKIGEEEEIVYKFTPKYVLKAGQSVKIYSADAGVAHSPPSILVWKNQSTWGTGSNIRTYLVNTEEEEVAVRTVTKSILRNVEEEEDEEADFGEEDLFHQQGDPRTTSRGCSVM; this is encoded by the exons ATGGCTACTGCTACACCAAGCCGTTCGGGGACCTCGTCTATGCAATCTCCTGCCCGGGGAACATCTACCCCTCTTTCACCAACTCGCATATCTAGGCTTCAGGAGAAGGAGGAGTTGAGGCACCTTAATGACCGGCTGGCCGTCTATATAGACCGCGTGCGCTCATTGGAACTGGAGAATGACCGGCTTATGGTGAAGATTTCCGAAAAGGAGGAGGTTACCACTCGGGAG GTTAGTGGCATAAAGAACTTGTACGAATCAGAGCTTGCTGATGCTCGTAAGGTTTTGGATGAAACAGCCAGAGAGAGAGCCCGTTTGCAAATAGAGTTGGGAAAATTCCGATCAGATCTTGATGAGCTCACAAAAAA ctacaaaaaaaaagatgctgacCTGTCAACGGCACAGGGGCGTATTAGAGATTTGGAAGCTCTCTTTCACCGTAGTGAGGCAGAACTTGGAACTGCACTGGGTGAGAAGCGCAGTCTGGAGGCAGAGGTAGCAGATCTTCGTGCCCAGCTTTCCAAG GCTGAAGATGCCCATGCTGTTGCAAAGAAACAGCTGGAAAAGGAGACCTTAATGAGAGTTGACTTTGAAAATCGCATCCAGAGTTTGCAGGAGGAGATGGACTTTAGAAAGAATATTTATGAGGAG gagTCCCGTGAAACAAGGAAGCGTCATGAACGCCGTATAGTAGAAGTGGACAGGGGCCATCAGTATGACTATGACTCCAAATTGGCACAGGCATTGGATGAACTCCGAAAACAACATGATGAGCAAGTGAAGATGTACAAGGAAGAACTAGAACAAACCTATCAGGCCAAG CTTGACAACATCAAACGTTCTTCTGACCACAATGATAAAGCTGCCAACACTGCCCGAGAAGAGCTAACTGAGGCACGCATGAGAATTGAAACACTTAGTTACCAACTGTCAGGCCTGCAGAAACAG GCAAATGCTGCAGAAGATCGTATACGTGAGTTAGAACAGTTGCTAAGCAGTGATCGTGATAAATATCGTAAGCTTTTGGACTCCAAAGAAAAAGAGATGGCTGAAATGAGGGACCAGATGCAGCAGCAATTAACAGAGTACCAAGAGTTGCTTGATGTCAAACTTGCACTTGATATGGAGATAAATGCTTACCGCAAACTGCTGGAAGGAGAAGAGGAAAG gtTAAAGCTTTCTCCGAGCCCCCAATCACGAGTCACTGTCTCCAGAGCTACTTCCAGTAGCTCTTCTGCTACGCGTACCTCAAGGAGCAAAAGGAAGCGTGTTGAAGAGGAATATGAAGAAGGTGGGGCAGGCACAGGCTTGCATACTGGCACTTCCCTTGGTTTAAGCCACATCACTGCCAGTGAGGGCTCTAGCCGCACTGTTACTAGTGGCCAGGGCAGTAGCACTCGATTTCACTTATCCCAGCAGGCTTCAGCTACGGGAAGTATCAGTATTGAGGAGATTGATTTGGAAGGAAAATATGTCCACCTGAAAAATAACTCCGACAAG GACCAGTCTCTGGGTAACTGGAGGTTGAAAAGAAAAATTGGAGAGGAGGAGGAAATTGTTTACAAATTCACTCCTAAATATGTGCTAAAAGCAGGCCAGTCTGTTAAG ATCTACAGCGCTGATGCTGGTGTGGCTCACAGCCCCCCTTCCATTTTAGTGTGGAAGAACCAGAGTACCTGGGGTACAGGCAGCAACATTAGAACATACCTGGTTAACACTGAAGAGGAG GAAGTAGCTGTGAGAACTGTTACAAAGTCTATCTTAAGAAATGTAGAGGAAGAAGAGGATGAAGAAGCAGACTTTGGTGAGGAAGATCTCTTTCACCAGCag GGTGATCCAAGAACAACATCCAGAGGCTGCTCTGTCATGTAA